One part of the Cyclobacteriaceae bacterium genome encodes these proteins:
- a CDS encoding Fic family protein has translation MGKIPPSKVQEIIFSSSEKKASSQLTALLKQGLIKKIAPRLYTSSLKEEPALIIKRNWYRILAHLFPEALLSHRSALEFKPTSMGHIFLTYTYTTNVSLPGLTIHLLKGPKPMEGDQPFFENLFASHEARAFLENLQQTRKQGEESKSLPVSLLEERLEAIVQARGEQGLNALRDKAKNISQGLQLEKEFKKLNSLISSLLATGNARNLTSPVAVARALGEPFDPVRINVFEGLYEALAGKVFPEHKTPVSRSNYNTVAFFESYFSNYIEGTEFTITEAKEIILTQTPLPTRDEDSHDILGTYRIVSDKKEMAVCPAKADEFINRMRNRHAVLLHSRTSKKPGEFKDRNNRAGDTEFVDWRLVNGTLLKGFDWYTLLKDPFAKAVYMMFLVSEVHPFLDGNGRLARVMMNAELSAKGLSKIVIPTVYREDYMGALRKLTRQQIADPYIRMMQRAYEFSSTLLQENIDEMEQYLEACDAFKEPGEGKLKFDAR, from the coding sequence ATGGGAAAAATTCCCCCCTCAAAAGTCCAGGAAATCATCTTTTCTTCCTCCGAAAAGAAGGCGTCCAGCCAACTAACGGCTTTGCTAAAGCAGGGGCTTATTAAAAAAATTGCGCCCCGTCTGTACACCTCCAGCCTGAAGGAAGAACCCGCACTCATTATAAAACGAAACTGGTACCGGATTCTGGCTCACCTGTTTCCGGAAGCATTATTAAGTCATCGAAGTGCCCTTGAATTTAAACCAACCTCAATGGGGCACATCTTCCTTACCTATACCTATACCACAAACGTATCCCTTCCGGGACTTACTATCCATCTTCTGAAAGGGCCAAAACCAATGGAAGGTGATCAACCTTTTTTTGAAAACCTGTTTGCATCACATGAGGCACGGGCCTTTCTGGAAAATCTGCAGCAAACAAGAAAGCAAGGAGAGGAATCTAAAAGCTTGCCCGTTTCATTACTGGAAGAACGGCTCGAGGCTATTGTACAGGCCCGGGGTGAGCAAGGGTTAAATGCCTTGCGCGATAAAGCCAAAAACATTTCTCAGGGCCTGCAGCTGGAGAAAGAATTCAAAAAACTGAATTCGTTAATCAGCAGTTTACTGGCTACCGGCAACGCCAGAAACCTAACCTCTCCGGTTGCCGTAGCGCGTGCATTGGGTGAGCCTTTTGATCCGGTAAGAATCAATGTATTCGAAGGTTTGTACGAAGCGTTGGCCGGAAAAGTATTTCCCGAACACAAAACACCAGTCTCGCGCAGTAACTATAACACAGTTGCCTTTTTTGAAAGCTACTTTTCAAACTACATTGAAGGAACAGAATTTACCATTACCGAAGCAAAGGAAATAATACTTACCCAAACACCTCTGCCCACACGGGATGAAGACTCCCACGATATACTGGGAACGTACCGTATTGTTTCTGATAAAAAGGAGATGGCTGTTTGTCCGGCAAAGGCCGATGAGTTTATTAACCGGATGCGAAACAGGCATGCGGTACTGTTGCACTCACGCACATCAAAAAAGCCGGGTGAGTTTAAAGACAGAAACAACAGGGCTGGTGATACTGAATTTGTTGACTGGCGTTTGGTTAACGGCACGCTATTAAAAGGTTTTGACTGGTACACTTTACTAAAAGATCCCTTTGCCAAAGCGGTGTATATGATGTTTTTGGTGAGTGAGGTTCATCCCTTTCTGGATGGAAATGGGCGACTTGCGCGCGTGATGATGAATGCCGAACTCTCCGCCAAGGGTCTCTCTAAAATTGTTATACCCACTGTATATCGCGAAGACTATATGGGAGCATTACGAAAGCTAACACGACAACAAATTGCCGACCCTTATATCAGAATGATGCAAAGAGCCTATGAATTTAGTTCAACACTACTTCAGGAAAACATTGATGAAATGGAGCAATACTTAGAGGCTTGTGATGCCTTCAAAGAACCAGGAGAAGGAAAATTAAAATTTGATGCCCGGTAA